In Glycine soja cultivar W05 chromosome 10, ASM419377v2, whole genome shotgun sequence, the genomic stretch GAAAGCACTAACTTGAGAAGATGTTGGATACATTTTAATCAATGAAATATTGCAATGATACATAACATAAGCTTCATTTAACATCATACTCTTGGGGATATCACTACAGTATCCTTCTAGTGGACTTGTGCAGCAGGGAGCACACTACATGCAGGCTCAACAGGCTCAGCAGATGTCACAACAACAGCTAATGGCTTCGCGCTCCTCGCTCCTGTACTCCCAACAGCCTTTCTCAGTGCTTCAACAGCAGCAAGGCATGCACAGCCAACTTGGCATGAGCTCCAGTGGAAGTCAAGGCCTCCACATGCTGCAAAGTGAAGCCACTAATGTTGGAGGCAATGCAACCATAGGAACCGGAGGAGGGTTTCCGGACTTTGTACGCATTGGTAGTGGCAAGCAAGATATTGGAATCTCTGGTGAAGGCAGAGGAGGAAACTCTAGTGGCCACTCTGGTGATGGTGGTGAGACACTTAATTACCTGAAAGCTGCTGGTGATGGAAACTGAACTAGCCAGGGAGAATGGTAAAAGTTTCCTTGGCCTTTAGCCGTTTATTGAGTGAATTATGAGAATTAGGCAATGGAGATTAAGTAGGGAAGGGAAGGAGGAAAGGGAAAAGTTGCTGCTTAGATATCTTGTTTGTTAATCTTGTGCTAAAGGCAAACTGCCTTAACGTTTCTGTAGTACTAGTAACTAGTAAGTAACATGATGCATgctttatttttcttgtgtAAAGTTCTAGTCATAAATGTCAGGGTCACAAGTTCCTTCCCTTTCTGTTCTGTTTCTGTATGCACACTTGTTGGCCAAGAGGGTTATTTGGTGAACGATGACAGATGTAATTTTGACGATGTTCCTGCTTTAAGGAGTTTGATGCATCAAAGTTCAATTACAAGCTAAACCCATTATGAAATAATGGTAAGGACAcactctttcttttattgaatgaaattaattgaaaaccactaaattttttgaaattcacaTTCTGTTTCCTAAATCTCTTTCAAGATTTTGttgattataataaattttactaataaaaagTGTTAGAATATGTTAAAAAGCGTATTGTTAACTCTTTTGCGAActataattattgattattgattttGCAACATGGTAGTTCGTGGTTGGTACTGCATagcacttttcattttttaattaagcaaattttaaataatataaatcaaaagaaaaatatttgaatttatatatgactaattaatttattaaatcaaaagaaaaatgtgcATATAAATCATATAAATTAAGATATCCTTCTTATGTAAGATAGTAGTATTTTTTAGATGtcaattttaatatagttaataaagaaaaaaaattcaagtgattatatttttataatacctatttacaattttttttgaaatattcttGTATGCAAATTATTAGCTAGCAACGTTCATGACTATATGTAAAAGAATAATGTTTATTAGTTATTGAGCTTCTCAATTAAAGGCTTATGTTCCATTAATAGCTATTGAGCTTCTCAACTATAGTAAATAAACAATcataaaagtttttaataatgattaacaccacaatttttagttttttacacGAAGTTCAAAGATACCTGATTGATGTGGTCATGTAAAATTTCATGAGTAttcattgtttaaaattttcttaagtaaaaaataatcatatcatAAATTAGATTAATTTCTAATCTAACGAGTTTATGAACATTTATGATTTCTAATCcaatcaagttaaaaaaattatctatttcttttataCGAAGTTAActagattagttttttttttatataaattaatgggttttttttcttctataatttttttctcatggaaaaaatagataaataaagttGATGGATATGGTCCATACTTCTTATATAAAATTCACTCAACTTAATAAAGTTATTACAACTTAACAAATTACcaactaaataaaaatagttagagaatacatacatatatggacgaattaaaatatatatatatatatatatatataaagtaactTGAATATTAGGtagctataaaaaaataaaaaatatattttttcctctttaaATATATCAAAGTTTAGatttatctttgtaaaattttgtctatatttttttcctcataaaatcataatgttattttttagttgaaaGTTAAATCCCGATTCATATGAACCTAAACCTTAAAACCTAcatgacattttttaatatttatatattaaaatataatttttgatgGTTTTACAACCCTCACAAAtagcagaaaaaataaaaaaacaagcaaaaatcaaaatacaatttGTGAAGCTTAAAAACCTGTCACAAAttgcagattttttttttcaaacaccaTAACAGCACAGTACCATCACCGTCAAACACCATAACAGACCCAGATAAAGAAACTTGCAAAACCCTCCTACTCAATTCCTGAAACAACAAGTTTTTTGGCACGTTTTAGGCAATGGTAGTAATTTGGTGAGCAAACTACAACCTCCACAAgagaaaaacaaacttaaacaaaTTCCTGATGAGAAACTTCATCACAATTATGATTAATTTCGAAACACAGAAGCAACGCGTGAAAAAACAAAGGACATGAGCTCTGCGTTTGTTAACATAACTCATAGGCTTGAATCTGATGGTTCTGTGCACATAACTCACATTATTCTAAACATATGTAGCTTAAATTGTATCTAAAAAATGTGacacatatataatttatatggtaGATATTTCAAagctaaagaaaataaaatatgccaGAATCGAAGCCTCTTCAGTCTTCCCTAACACCATCAAACACAATAATAAACTCAGATCAAATACTATCGCCACCTCATCGTTCTCCAGCGGAGACGAGGAGCCGCTACCGCTACCGCTGCCGCCGCCGCCTGAAACCTTCTTCCTCCGCCGCGTCTTCCTCTTCCGC encodes the following:
- the LOC114369858 gene encoding GRF1-interacting factor 1-like — encoded protein: MQQHLMQMQPMMAAYYPNNVTTDHIQQYLDENKSLILKIVESQNSGKLSECAENQSRLQRNLMYLAAIADSQPQPSPLAGQYPSSGLVQQGAHYMQAQQAQQMSQQQLMASRSSLLYSQQPFSVLQQQQGMHSQLGMSSSGSQGLHMLQSEATNVGGNATIGTGGGFPDFVRIGSGKQDIGISGEGRGGNSSGHSGDGGETLNYLKAAGDGN